The Nitrospirota bacterium genome has a segment encoding these proteins:
- a CDS encoding YkgJ family cysteine cluster protein encodes MTKQNNGCDRCGTCCRKGGPVLHHDDKSILREGHAGHQHLVTIRKGELAYDPVYGKLRQVQKEMVRVIGKDDAWSCVFYEEKNAECSVYRNRFLECRLLKCWDTSGLISVIGKNTIVRADIINANDPVLEFIRLHEQECPVMEIQKLIAGLSSAGARQEILSRIGEFVRRDQSMRAHALTELGIRKEYEFFIFGRPLTRLLEDHGLAVRNGDNATSFDLAVQRSEKHGTPD; translated from the coding sequence ATGACGAAACAGAATAACGGGTGTGACCGGTGCGGTACCTGCTGCCGGAAAGGAGGACCGGTACTGCACCATGACGACAAGAGTATCCTGCGTGAAGGTCATGCCGGTCACCAGCATCTGGTGACAATCCGCAAGGGAGAACTGGCGTATGATCCTGTGTACGGGAAGCTTCGGCAGGTGCAAAAGGAGATGGTCAGGGTGATCGGCAAGGATGATGCGTGGTCCTGTGTTTTTTATGAAGAAAAAAATGCAGAGTGTTCTGTTTACAGGAACCGTTTTCTTGAATGCCGCCTTCTGAAGTGCTGGGATACGTCCGGACTGATATCCGTGATCGGGAAAAATACGATCGTCCGGGCTGACATTATCAATGCGAATGACCCTGTGCTGGAATTTATCAGGTTGCATGAGCAGGAATGTCCCGTTATGGAGATACAGAAGCTCATAGCCGGCCTGTCATCAGCAGGGGCAAGACAGGAAATCTTATCACGGATTGGAGAATTTGTCCGCAGGGATCAGTCAATGCGCGCGCATGCACTGACAGAACTCGGAATTAGAAAAGAGTATGAGTTCTTCATTTTCGGAAGACCACTGACCAGACTGCTGGAAGATCATGGGCTGGCAGTCCGTAACGGTGATAATGCGACATCATTCGATCTTGCGGTACAACGGTCAGAAAAGCATGGAACCCCAGACTGA
- a CDS encoding DUF2250 domain-containing protein — MEPQTEIEEKILYYIYHSGPVFAKKLSSRLNEDITAVTRCIKRLEAAGLLERMTGTMVDYRIDRRNRVTKHRNHTYYDLTRKGRLFMRNFRGRPQVDLRPPYRQV, encoded by the coding sequence ATGGAACCCCAGACTGAAATTGAAGAAAAGATCCTTTACTATATCTATCATTCCGGGCCTGTGTTTGCAAAAAAGCTGTCAAGTCGGCTGAATGAAGACATTACGGCAGTAACCCGGTGCATCAAGCGCCTTGAGGCAGCTGGGCTGCTTGAACGCATGACCGGCACAATGGTGGATTACCGTATCGACAGGCGAAACAGGGTTACGAAACACCGGAACCATACCTATTATGACCTTACAAGAAAGGGAAGGCTGTTCATGAGGAATTTCCGCGGCAGACCGCAGGTGGACCTTCGGCCACCATACAGACAGGTCTGA
- a CDS encoding YkgJ family cysteine cluster protein produces the protein MNTEDKSDTDISEEELPEEQRAYIRQMIEKLMEKRIFVVYGDEDEAAEPVIFDEGGRRELCNAICCSFIFALTKRDVEKGIVKWNPKKPYFIARDEDGYCPHLDRVTLMCMIWDDRPERCRNFDCRQDKNVWLDWGKGILHEDVFNHLPAKKQK, from the coding sequence GTGAATACGGAAGACAAGAGCGACACTGATATATCCGAAGAAGAATTGCCTGAAGAGCAGCGGGCATATATCCGGCAGATGATCGAAAAGCTGATGGAGAAAAGAATCTTCGTGGTATACGGCGATGAAGATGAAGCAGCGGAACCCGTTATTTTTGATGAGGGAGGAAGGCGGGAGTTGTGCAATGCGATATGTTGCAGTTTTATCTTTGCCCTTACGAAAAGGGATGTGGAAAAGGGGATTGTAAAGTGGAATCCCAAGAAGCCTTACTTTATTGCACGCGATGAAGACGGATACTGCCCACACCTTGACCGGGTAACCCTCATGTGCATGATTTGGGACGACAGGCCCGAACGATGCCGGAATTTTGACTGCAGGCAGGATAAGAACGTCTGGCTTGACTGGGGAAAAGGCATTCTTCACGAGGATGTCTTCAATCATCTCCCTGCAAAAAAACAGAAATAA
- a CDS encoding PAS domain S-box protein codes for MKTKKTEANVTLTAKKNQKLKCWEFFHCDETSCPAYHSKNLSCWLYSGTHCRNDIQGKFLEKIEMCLACEVFRTNSDVYAMKHTLNLISEQIKEYSKLVTRRDKELEEMSMELALSLSEVFEALKKISSGDPTVRIREESKIDLIKKLKHIVNLTAEEIGEIVDQSHEFAIVLAEHFDVLHRVSRGDLNAKVYGTSQIELLESLKKITNETISSISREITKRKQAETSLLKAHDELEHRVEERTAELILLNEKLQQEIAERRKAEEALQQSEKYHRTLIETMNEGLSVVDKDGLITFVNNQFCDITGYSRKELIGYHENVTLDKENQKILRKEWAKRVKGGSSLYEITLTRKDNTKVHTLVSPSPLFDEEGKFIGSFGIFTDITDRKKADEKLLSYQKQLRSLASELSLVEERQRRCIATELSDYVGRTLSFCKNKLEIMAQSVDQENLKASASEIIDLIEQTVEYTKTLTFELGTPLLYEEGLESALKWLGYQFQKQLGLVFRFEDDLKPKPLSDETAVLLYQAVRELMINVSRHAKAHTITLSIQRDYKRVIIDVKDDGIGFDVSQIDPHSSKSSGFGLFTIHERLKYLGGHFKIDSAPGSGTHAVLIAPLKSAKKQL; via the coding sequence ATGAAAACGAAAAAGACCGAAGCGAATGTTACCTTAACAGCAAAAAAGAACCAGAAGCTCAAATGCTGGGAATTCTTTCATTGTGATGAGACCAGTTGCCCGGCATACCATTCCAAAAACCTTTCCTGCTGGCTTTATTCAGGAACCCATTGCAGAAACGACATTCAGGGAAAGTTTCTGGAAAAGATAGAGATGTGCCTTGCGTGCGAGGTGTTCAGGACGAATAGCGACGTCTATGCGATGAAGCATACCCTGAACCTTATAAGTGAGCAGATAAAGGAATACAGTAAACTTGTTACCCGCAGGGACAAAGAGCTAGAAGAAATGAGCATGGAACTTGCGCTGAGCCTTTCAGAAGTGTTTGAAGCGCTCAAAAAGATTTCTTCCGGTGATCCGACTGTGAGAATCCGTGAGGAATCGAAGATCGATCTGATCAAGAAATTAAAGCATATTGTCAATTTAACGGCAGAAGAAATCGGTGAAATTGTCGACCAGTCTCATGAATTTGCAATCGTTCTTGCAGAGCATTTCGATGTGCTGCACAGGGTATCCAGAGGGGATTTGAACGCGAAGGTGTATGGAACATCGCAGATTGAATTGCTGGAATCCCTGAAAAAAATTACGAATGAGACGATAAGCAGCATATCCAGAGAAATAACCAAACGTAAACAGGCCGAGACATCATTGCTGAAGGCACATGATGAACTCGAACACCGGGTAGAGGAGCGTACTGCAGAATTAATACTTTTGAATGAAAAACTGCAGCAGGAGATTGCAGAGCGAAGGAAAGCAGAAGAAGCTCTTCAGCAGAGTGAAAAATACCACCGGACGCTTATAGAAACCATGAATGAAGGGCTGTCGGTTGTCGACAAGGATGGCCTTATCACCTTTGTGAATAACCAGTTCTGCGATATTACAGGATACAGCCGCAAAGAACTTATCGGGTACCATGAAAATGTCACGCTGGACAAGGAAAACCAGAAGATATTAAGAAAAGAATGGGCAAAAAGAGTGAAAGGCGGTTCATCCCTCTATGAAATAACCCTGACGCGAAAAGACAATACAAAAGTACATACCCTTGTTTCCCCGAGTCCTCTTTTCGACGAAGAAGGAAAATTTATCGGCAGCTTCGGCATCTTTACCGACATTACCGACCGCAAGAAAGCTGACGAGAAGCTTTTGTCCTATCAGAAACAGTTGCGGTCGCTCGCTTCAGAGCTGTCACTGGTCGAGGAAAGGCAACGGCGCTGCATAGCAACTGAGCTAAGCGACTATGTCGGCCGGACGCTCTCGTTCTGCAAAAACAAGCTGGAGATCATGGCACAATCGGTCGATCAGGAAAATCTTAAGGCATCCGCATCAGAGATAATAGACCTTATCGAGCAGACTGTCGAATATACCAAAACATTGACGTTCGAGTTGGGGACGCCTTTGCTCTATGAAGAGGGGCTTGAATCAGCGCTTAAATGGCTCGGATATCAGTTCCAGAAACAGCTCGGACTGGTCTTTCGTTTCGAAGATGACCTGAAGCCCAAGCCGCTGAGTGACGAGACAGCGGTGCTCCTGTATCAGGCAGTCCGCGAACTGATGATCAACGTATCGAGGCATGCGAAGGCACATACTATCACGTTGTCCATACAGAGGGATTATAAAAGGGTGATTATTGATGTGAAAGACGACGGCATAGGGTTTGATGTGTCCCAGATTGATCCCCACTCAAGCAAATCCAGCGGATTCGGACTCTTTACCATCCATGAAAGGTTGAAATATCTGGGCGGACATTTCAAGATTGATTCTGCTCCCGGTTCCGGCACCCATGCAGTCCTTATTGCACCTCTCAAATCGGCAAAGAAGCAGTTATAG